The following coding sequences lie in one Bacteroidota bacterium genomic window:
- the atpG gene encoding ATP synthase F1 subunit gamma, whose product MPTLREIRRRIAGVKNTQKITKAMKMVAAAKLRRAQDAIISARPYARKIKELLQNLSANNQDFSNPFFAQREVKNVILVVVTSDRGLCGAFSSNIIRTTRQQINRYYSDPGCNLRLITVGKKGYDYFVKKEIKIESKHIGIFSHLDFRIAKNIITEISNSFLKGKCDKIEVIYNEFKTVAQQRIVIEQLLPIPLESIQSKDSNPADYIYEPSSKKIVDSLIPKHLNFQMWRILLESNAAEQGSRMTAMENATINANDLIRNLQLVYNKARQASITKELLEIVGGAEALKKTG is encoded by the coding sequence ATGCCGACGCTACGTGAAATACGCCGCCGTATAGCTGGTGTTAAAAACACACAGAAGATAACAAAAGCGATGAAAATGGTGGCAGCCGCAAAGTTACGCCGCGCTCAGGATGCTATTATTTCGGCGCGCCCATACGCACGCAAGATAAAAGAACTTCTGCAAAATTTATCAGCTAACAATCAAGATTTTTCAAATCCTTTCTTCGCACAACGTGAAGTCAAAAATGTCATTCTTGTAGTCGTTACCTCCGACAGAGGACTTTGCGGAGCCTTTAGTTCCAATATCATCCGCACTACACGACAGCAGATCAACCGCTATTATTCTGACCCGGGTTGTAATCTGCGTTTGATAACTGTTGGTAAAAAGGGATACGATTATTTTGTAAAAAAAGAGATAAAAATTGAGAGTAAACACATCGGTATATTTTCGCATTTAGATTTTCGGATCGCTAAAAATATCATTACGGAAATTAGCAACAGTTTCTTAAAAGGTAAATGCGATAAAATCGAAGTGATTTACAACGAATTTAAAACCGTAGCTCAGCAACGGATTGTTATCGAACAACTTCTTCCGATTCCTTTAGAATCAATTCAATCAAAGGATAGCAATCCTGCCGATTACATTTACGAACCGTCCAGTAAAAAGATCGTAGATTCGTTGATACCAAAGCATCTTAATTTCCAAATGTGGCGTATTTTATTGGAATCGAATGCAGCCGAGCAAGGATCGCGAATGACCGCTATGGAAAACGCCACAATAAACGCTAACGATTTGATAAGAAATTTACAGTTAGTTTACAACAAAGCCCGTCAGGCATCAATCACGAAAGAGCTGCTTGAAATTGTAGGCGGCGCAGAAGCATTGAAGAAAACGGGATAG
- a CDS encoding TonB-dependent receptor plug domain-containing protein yields the protein MDRTTLQLKLFLYSMSILFYTQLVAQTTSKIQLPHTFYRLTVNDINRLPIRGIESYLPLFPGIIEINGNLHLRASRANDITYLLDGFNVTNPIKHSNNVSLIPEAIDQLEIHTGAFGANYGWTTGGVVQSRMRTGGDEYEFSADMRSDDFAKPGNQFFKTSSYGYRNVVMTAGGPLPYGIKFFVAGQHNFWRNRQPMFLEEFRFDTLKEDSWSFNSGKPLPGPLEFQKNYLYNNWNENNTIQANLTTNYYNLHFRLIGSFEHDRTPQGSQWPHALENYYRQKRNMMLTNFTSFVGFQTLHKVIPDLSYRISLGYFNKSSELTDPDFGNNWQLFTDSIANAENGYNGFRSRYRGPYSIYTLNSFIFNHPGTPNNKYEKSKNESFQASIEADVKVTDTWELRSGIASEWLVLRKYSIGNLSYLMQTIYGYDGNSPRIFKDEMERRYWLLRTGNIHQYGYNVDGKLVNSGFDAPRTPSFSSAYVENIFQGMRHTIHAGLRFERYDLQLPSIPDLIKIHHPVYYWIDESRLSKSKPINLFLPRFSFITQLNERTDVYFSLGKYARYVPLDEVLISTRDLNQMLIDGHSYYGLKGSISGQFLQPEHTMHYEAGISHRFNKLVAADVRLYYKLLSNQAQLAWADSTVNYPRSLVLKNDGGGKASGFELTFHFTPESRFAAQLNYSLTDASGNNSDSRENWKTLASGWYRGHPQQYPQNASYPFSYNPTHHGSLMLEFKFDERDGWLLDGLRLIQIASFHNGKRYTRVDPVGYYAYGSYKPGVVSIINPLYSVPGETPNASSTPWYFNVDLRIEKTFLKSPVRALLSLDILNLFNRRNVLNVYPTTGIPTDDGWLNSLPAQQFITSPDYEKAYRIFNLQNRWAYMTATGFDIYGTPRQIRLGLRIEV from the coding sequence ATGGACCGAACAACTTTACAGTTGAAATTATTTCTTTACAGTATGAGTATCCTCTTTTACACTCAGCTAGTCGCTCAAACAACATCCAAAATACAACTTCCTCATACTTTTTATCGTCTTACAGTTAACGATATTAATCGTCTGCCAATTCGTGGGATTGAATCATATCTCCCTCTTTTTCCCGGGATCATAGAAATCAACGGCAACCTGCATTTGCGTGCAAGCCGTGCAAACGATATCACATACTTACTCGACGGTTTTAATGTCACAAACCCTATCAAACACTCGAACAATGTGTCTTTGATTCCCGAAGCAATCGATCAGCTTGAAATACACACCGGGGCATTCGGAGCAAATTACGGATGGACTACAGGCGGGGTTGTTCAAAGCAGAATGCGGACAGGAGGAGATGAATACGAATTTAGCGCGGATATGCGTTCCGATGATTTTGCCAAACCGGGCAATCAGTTTTTTAAAACAAGCTCATACGGTTACCGCAACGTTGTAATGACTGCGGGAGGTCCGTTGCCATACGGAATAAAATTCTTTGTTGCAGGACAGCATAACTTCTGGCGCAACCGGCAGCCGATGTTCTTGGAAGAATTCCGTTTCGATACTTTAAAGGAAGATTCGTGGTCATTTAATTCTGGAAAACCTCTCCCCGGACCGCTTGAATTTCAGAAAAACTATCTATACAATAATTGGAATGAAAACAACACTATACAGGCAAACCTAACCACAAACTATTACAACCTTCACTTCCGGTTAATCGGCTCCTTCGAACACGATCGTACGCCGCAAGGCAGTCAGTGGCCCCACGCCCTCGAAAATTATTACAGGCAAAAACGTAATATGATGCTTACTAATTTCACTTCATTTGTTGGGTTTCAGACATTACACAAAGTTATTCCCGATCTATCGTACCGGATCTCACTCGGTTATTTCAACAAGTCTTCAGAACTTACTGACCCTGATTTTGGAAACAACTGGCAATTATTTACAGACAGCATCGCGAACGCAGAAAATGGATACAATGGATTCAGAAGTCGTTATCGCGGACCATATTCAATTTACACTCTTAATAGTTTTATATTCAACCATCCCGGCACTCCAAACAACAAATACGAAAAATCCAAGAACGAATCATTTCAAGCTTCGATTGAAGCAGATGTAAAAGTTACAGATACGTGGGAGTTGCGTTCAGGAATTGCAAGCGAGTGGTTAGTGCTGCGGAAATATTCAATTGGAAATTTATCTTACTTGATGCAGACTATCTACGGTTACGATGGTAACTCTCCGAGAATATTTAAGGATGAAATGGAACGAAGGTATTGGTTGTTGAGAACTGGAAATATCCATCAATATGGTTACAATGTAGATGGAAAGTTAGTAAATAGCGGATTTGATGCCCCGCGAACACCCTCCTTCAGTTCTGCTTATGTAGAAAATATTTTTCAGGGCATGCGGCATACAATTCACGCAGGACTTCGGTTCGAGCGGTACGATTTGCAGTTACCTTCAATTCCTGATTTAATTAAGATTCATCATCCTGTTTACTACTGGATTGATGAATCCCGTCTCTCGAAAAGTAAACCGATAAATCTTTTTTTACCACGATTTTCATTTATTACACAACTGAACGAACGAACAGATGTATATTTTTCGTTGGGAAAATATGCAAGGTATGTTCCTTTAGATGAGGTGTTAATTTCAACAAGAGATTTGAATCAAATGCTAATTGACGGTCATTCGTATTATGGACTTAAAGGTTCTATTTCAGGTCAGTTTTTACAGCCCGAACATACTATGCACTACGAAGCAGGAATTTCACACCGCTTTAATAAACTGGTAGCTGCCGATGTACGCCTTTACTATAAGTTGCTTTCCAATCAGGCACAGCTTGCCTGGGCAGATTCGACTGTTAATTACCCACGATCGCTCGTGCTTAAAAATGACGGGGGAGGAAAAGCAAGCGGGTTTGAGCTTACATTTCATTTTACACCCGAGTCGCGGTTCGCTGCTCAACTGAATTACTCCTTAACCGATGCCAGCGGGAACAACTCCGATAGCCGTGAGAATTGGAAAACTTTAGCATCCGGGTGGTATAGGGGCCACCCGCAACAGTATCCTCAGAATGCATCTTACCCATTTAGTTACAATCCAACTCATCATGGCTCTTTGATGCTTGAATTCAAGTTTGATGAGCGCGACGGCTGGCTTCTCGATGGTTTACGTTTAATACAGATTGCATCGTTTCACAACGGCAAGCGATATACAAGAGTTGACCCGGTAGGTTATTACGCTTATGGGTCATACAAGCCTGGTGTTGTGTCAATCATTAACCCGCTCTACTCAGTACCAGGTGAAACTCCCAACGCATCTTCAACTCCTTGGTATTTTAATGTTGACCTACGCATCGAGAAAACTTTTTTGAAAAGCCCCGTGCGGGCTTTACTTTCGCTCGACATTCTGAATCTCTTTAACCGGCGGAATGTTTTAAATGTTTATCCGACAACCGGCATACCCACCGATGACGGTTGGTTGAATTCTCTACCTGCCCAGCAATTTATTACAAGTCCGGATTACGAAAAGGCATACCGTATTTTCAATCTACAAAATCGTTGGGCATATATGACTGCAACAGGATTTGATATTTACGGAACTCCTCGTCAAATCCGATTAGGTTTGAGAATCGAGGTATGA